The following is a genomic window from Candidatus Paceibacterota bacterium.
GATTGGGAGTATATTGTTTCTAAAATAAAACGAGGAGAAGCGCATCTTCTATCTGAAGGCGATACCTATTATCTTGGTGCTTGTACGAAGGCTGCGAACAGTAGAGTTGTAAGAGACCAGCCAATGAATCGTGCACCTGCAAAACCTCGTGCATTTTCCTTCAAACAACAATATATAAATTACCTAATTAAAACAAAACTACTTGGCGAAAAAACAAATACGGATTCAATTTTTAAGAAACAGAGACGGATTGAAACCATCGAAGATTTAATTAAGGAAAAATTTTCTGCATTTATAGGAAAAACTGATAAAGAGATACTTAAGAAACTTGGCTCAAATCTTGGCACAAAAGCAAAAAGTTATAAGAGATTGATTGTTAATAGGATTCTTGGTGTTAATTCAAATAATATTGAGGAACTAGAAAAGGCTAATATAACTCTTAAAGTAATAACACTTGAATCTAGTGGAACACTCAGGGAATCTATGTCATTCCCTGCGTTTGATTATAAAGATTTAATGATCCAAATTTGGAATGATGACGAAGAAGAATCAATGGCTGATTTTCACCTGCAACTTGAGACTAAAAAATTCTTATTCGTTGTGTTTCAAAAACAAAAAGGAAGTGGTGACATACTACTCAAAAAAACTATGTTTTGGAATTTCCCAATGAAAGATATTGCTGAAGCAGAAAATGTTTGGAAAAAAACTGTTGATTGTATTAATGATGGAAGATATGACGAATTACCAAAAATTAAAGATAGTAAGGTTGCACATGTTCGCCCGCACGGGAAAGATTCTACGGACACAATAGAAACACCTCAAAAAACATTAGAAATGAAGCGCTGTTTCTGGTTAAACGCTAAATATATACAGCAAGCCATAGAAAACAGTCAAGATCAAGATTGATCTTTTTATCTCTATTTGTTAGAATGGGAACATGAAAAGAATTCGAGTTGTTGAACTGTTTGCAGGCGTAGGTGGCTTTCGTGTTGGTTTGGAGACTGCTACAAGAAATAATGGGCACATCAGGTATGAGGTAGTTTGGAGTAGTCAGTGGGAACCGGGTGCAAGTACTCAGCATGCTTCTCAAATCTATGAAGTAAATTTTGGTAAAGATGGACACTCGAATGAGGATATTCAAAAAATTATTGATAATAAATTCCACGAAATTCGAGACCATGATCTTTTAGTCGGAGGATTTCCTTGTCAAGATTACTCAGTAGCTAGGACATTAAGTCAGGCGAAGGGCTTAGAAGGGAAAAAGGGTGTTTTGTGGTGGTCAATATACAATATTCTTCAAAGGAAAGGTAAAAAGGCCCCTTCGTTCCTTTTATTGGAGAACGTCGACCGTCTGCTCAAATCCCCATCAGTACAAAGAGGTCGTGATTTTGCTGTGATGCTTTCCTCACTTAATAATTTGGGCTATGCCGTTGAGTGGAGGGTCATAAACGCCGCAGAATACGGGATGCCTCAAAGAAGAAGGAGAGTCTATATTTTGGGCTATAAAAAAGGCACGGAAATTTATAAAAATCTCGAAGCGCAAGAAGATAAGGAAAGATGGATAAATAAA
Proteins encoded in this region:
- a CDS encoding Sau3AI family type II restriction endonuclease, with the translated sequence MYQTKEQVLEKAETILHKSLRRAISTEAIGIIEAQIGEYGMKRKGFLGDLVEKYFFDINPGNISEPDFKIAEVELKTTPLKKHSNNKLVSKERLVFSMINYDTVVNETWKLSSFLKKNKSLLLMFYLWIENKSILDYEFKFVHLLNLLEDISNEDVFQIQKDWEYIVSKIKRGEAHLLSEGDTYYLGACTKAANSRVVRDQPMNRAPAKPRAFSFKQQYINYLIKTKLLGEKTNTDSIFKKQRRIETIEDLIKEKFSAFIGKTDKEILKKLGSNLGTKAKSYKRLIVNRILGVNSNNIEELEKANITLKVITLESSGTLRESMSFPAFDYKDLMIQIWNDDEEESMADFHLQLETKKFLFVVFQKQKGSGDILLKKTMFWNFPMKDIAEAENVWKKTVDCINDGRYDELPKIKDSKVAHVRPHGKDSTDTIETPQKTLEMKRCFWLNAKYIQQAIENSQDQD